One segment of Candidatus Micrarchaeia archaeon DNA contains the following:
- a CDS encoding GNAT family N-acetyltransferase produces the protein MVSRFKTNENIRSRNDFKNIMPISFEIFEFLGDKEDLMQMLRLGNREYSKKFMGEVCELNFIYPNKVFIAKKENKVIGFIRYQIANEEMSNILIAVDYNNIERGVSDELIQECIKTAKELKVRQIRARIFKKNFLGKNLFERNGFKVDLISVYGYVMYEAILKNK, from the coding sequence ATGGTTTCTAGATTTAAAACAAATGAAAATATCAGAAGTAGAAATGATTTCAAAAACATTATGCCTATTAGTTTTGAAATATTTGAATTTTTAGGAGATAAAGAAGACTTAATGCAGATGTTAAGATTAGGAAATAGAGAGTATTCAAAAAAGTTTATGGGAGAAGTATGTGAATTAAATTTCATTTATCCTAATAAAGTATTTATTGCTAAAAAAGAAAATAAAGTAATAGGTTTTATAAGATATCAAATTGCTAATGAAGAAATGAGTAATATACTTATTGCTGTTGATTATAATAATATAGAAAGAGGAGTAAGTGATGAGTTAATACAAGAATGTATTAAAACAGCAAAAGAATTAAAAGTAAGACAAATTAGGGCAAGAATTTTTAAAAAGAATTTTTTAGGAAAAAATTTATTTGAAAGAAATGGGTTTAAAGTAGATCTTATTTCTGTTTATGGATATGTAATGTATGAAGCAATTTTAAAAAATAAATAG